From Alosa sapidissima isolate fAloSap1 chromosome 7, fAloSap1.pri, whole genome shotgun sequence, the proteins below share one genomic window:
- the nkain5 gene encoding sodium/potassium-transporting ATPase subunit beta-1-interacting protein 3 isoform X2, protein MGCCSGRCMLIFICTLQLLTALERQVFDFLGYQWAPILVNFLHIVVVILGLFGTVQYRPRYVVLYLTWTVFWVGWNIFVCCLYLDLGGLSKDSNYLSLGVSSHSSWWKENAPGCDDRDLPATRWQSLESPALISSLGCMLEYQYIEVLHSALQLFISLLGFVYACYVLSVFNEEEDTYLYK, encoded by the exons ATGGGTTGCTGTTCCGGACGATGCATGCTGATATTCATTTGCACTCTGCAACTG TTAACAGCACTGGAGAGACAGGTGTTTGATTTCCTGGGTTACCAATGGGCTCCAATCCTGGTGAATTTCTTGCACATTGTTGTTGTCATCCTAGGCCTGTTTGGTACTGTCCAGTACAGACCTCGCTATGTTGTGCTT TACCTAACATGGACTGTGTTTTGGGTCGGCTGGAACATATTTGTGTGTTGCCTCTACCTTGACCTTGGCGGCCTTTCCAAG GACAGTAACTACCTCTCTCTGGGAGTGTCCTCTCATTCCTCCTGGTGGAAGGAGAATGCCCCGGGATGTGACGACAGAGACCTTCCCGCCACTAGGTGGCAGAGTCTGGAGAGCCCGGCACTGATCTCATCTCTAGGTTGCATGCTGGAGTATCAGTACATAGAGGTGCTGCACAGTGCCCTGCAACTTTTCATATCT cttctGGGATTTGTATACGCCTGCTACGTGCTCAGTGTCTTCAATGAAGAGGAGGACACCT ATCTCTACAAATGA
- the nkain5 gene encoding sodium/potassium-transporting ATPase subunit beta-1-interacting protein 3 isoform X1 — translation MGCCSGRCMLIFICTLQLLTALERQVFDFLGYQWAPILVNFLHIVVVILGLFGTVQYRPRYVVLYLTWTVFWVGWNIFVCCLYLDLGGLSKDSNYLSLGVSSHSSWWKENAPGCDDRDLPATRWQSLESPALISSLGCMLEYQYIEVLHSALQLFISLLGFVYACYVLSVFNEEEDTFDFIGGFDQFPVLHGNEKASHLFL, via the exons ATGGGTTGCTGTTCCGGACGATGCATGCTGATATTCATTTGCACTCTGCAACTG TTAACAGCACTGGAGAGACAGGTGTTTGATTTCCTGGGTTACCAATGGGCTCCAATCCTGGTGAATTTCTTGCACATTGTTGTTGTCATCCTAGGCCTGTTTGGTACTGTCCAGTACAGACCTCGCTATGTTGTGCTT TACCTAACATGGACTGTGTTTTGGGTCGGCTGGAACATATTTGTGTGTTGCCTCTACCTTGACCTTGGCGGCCTTTCCAAG GACAGTAACTACCTCTCTCTGGGAGTGTCCTCTCATTCCTCCTGGTGGAAGGAGAATGCCCCGGGATGTGACGACAGAGACCTTCCCGCCACTAGGTGGCAGAGTCTGGAGAGCCCGGCACTGATCTCATCTCTAGGTTGCATGCTGGAGTATCAGTACATAGAGGTGCTGCACAGTGCCCTGCAACTTTTCATATCT cttctGGGATTTGTATACGCCTGCTACGTGCTCAGTGTCTTCAATGAAGAGGAGGACACCT TTGATTTCATTGGTGGATTTGATCAGTTCCCTGTCTTGCATGGCAATGAGAAAGCATCCCATCTCTTTCTTTAA
- the si:dkey-70p6.1 gene encoding collagen alpha-1(III) chain isoform X1 yields MASMQDGVNFTAPPYGKVLLLGAIAAASAFVVTILIVVLCVGCQRKGKTHSGSGEGGKHRLMDMSILRQSKLRSISKSDTKLHEMNKLNCNGKKASKKNRPASMDLLLLPSRRSNSDRQLPQIPPGTVGGRAGETDTPAPPAVPANTPAPPDPDGDGVDGGMPDPENVQQVMGPPGPPETAEYACIRKVRKVDKAAQKRDNGTETDEGLVQQRHSSGDVRHGPPSHPAPPPPHPHSQKMPRKNMDAFNLPTFPKEAVFMGNGEEYIWKPPDDEDFMIQHKQIGPGPLGESIQPSVAGIADMYSKVCKPSKKKRAMPGSPPGNTGYRTLGRGDRDRDRDGGFSVVVKPQTWAPQEAKGARAPPGSMEDHCYEAIGSEECDPAYEAIEGGGAGAGAGAGAWKRERPPPLPNASATLRPKKKKPQQPLQQPPPPPPQQTPKLQHLPAKSLLLPGENLYESIGDLKHSSATSSTTTIFTFNDGMEMYVTGL; encoded by the exons ATGGCCTCCATGCAGGACGGGGTGAACTTCACTGCTCCTCCCTACGGCAAGGTCCTGCTGCTGGGGGCCATCGCAGCCGCCTCAGCCTTCGTCGTCACCATCCTCATCGTCGTTCTCTGTGTGGGATGCCAGAG GAAGGGCAAGACTCACAGTGGCTCCGGCGAGGGCGGAAAGCACCGGCTAATGGACATG AGTATACTGAGACAGTCCAAGCTGCGGTCCATTAGCAAGTCTGACACAAAGCTGCACGAGATGAACAAACTGAACTGCAACGGAAAGA AGGCGTCCAAGAAGAACCGCCCGGCCAGCATGGACCTGCTGCTGCTTCCCAGCCGCCGCTCCAACTCGGACCGCCAGCTACCGCAGATCCCCCCAGGCACTG TAGGGGGCAGGGCAGGCGAGACCGACACGCCCGCACCTCCGGCGGTCCCGGCCAACACCCCTGCGCCCCCAGACCCGGACGGAGACGGCGTGGACGGAGGGATGCCCGACCCGGAGAACGTGCAGCAGGTGATGGGACCGCCGGGCCCGCCGGAGACCGCCGAGTACGCCTGCATCCGGAAGGTGCGGAAGGTGGACAAGGCGGCGCAGAAGAGGGACAACGGGACGGAGACGGATGAGGGCCTCGTCCAGCAGAGGCACAGCAGCGGAGACGTGCGTCACGGGCCGCCCTCACACCCCGCACCACCCCCACCTCACCCACACAGCCAGAAGATGCCCCGCAAGAACATGGACGCCTTCAACCTGCCCACCTTCCCCAAG GAAGCAGTGTTCATGGGTAATGGCGAGGAGTATATATGGAAGCCCCCAGATGATGAAGACTTCATGATCCAACACAAACAGATAGGACCAGGACCACTGGGCGAGAGCATACAGCCGTCAGTAGCTGgg ATAGCAGACATGTACTCCAAAGTGTGCAAACCTAGCAAGAAGAAGAGAGCCATGCCTGGGTCCCCCCCGGGCAACACCGGCTACCGGACCTTGGGGCGTGGGGACAGGGATCGTGACCGCGACGGGGGCTTCAGTGTGGTGGTGAAGCCGCAAACGTGGGCCCCCCAGGAGGCCAAGGGGGCCAGAGCACCCCCTGGCTCCATGGAGGACCATTGCTACGAGGCCATTGGCTCCGAAGAGTGTGACCCGGCCTACGAGGCCATAGAAGGGGGCGGCGCGGGTGCGGGGGCCGGGGCAGGCGCCTGGAAACGCGAGCGACCCCCACCCTTGCCCAACGCCAGTGCCACACTCCGGCCAAAGAAGAAGAAGCCCCAGCAACCCCTGCAGCAGCCTCCGCCGCCTCCACCACAGCAGACTCCTAAACTGCAGCATCTGCCCGCCAAATCCCTCTTGCTGCCTGGGGAGAACCTGTACGAGAGCATTGGGGACCTGAAGCACAGCTCGGCCAcctccagcaccaccaccatcttCACCTTCAACGATGGCATGGAGATGTACGTTACTGGCTTgtag
- the si:dkey-70p6.1 gene encoding collagen alpha-1(III) chain isoform X2 — translation MASMQDGVNFTAPPYGKVLLLGAIAAASAFVVTILIVVLCVGCQRKGKTHSGSGEGGKHRLMDMSILRQSKLRSISKSDTKLHEMNKLNCNGKKASKKNRPASMDLLLLPSRRSNSDRQLPQIPPGTGGRAGETDTPAPPAVPANTPAPPDPDGDGVDGGMPDPENVQQVMGPPGPPETAEYACIRKVRKVDKAAQKRDNGTETDEGLVQQRHSSGDVRHGPPSHPAPPPPHPHSQKMPRKNMDAFNLPTFPKEAVFMGNGEEYIWKPPDDEDFMIQHKQIGPGPLGESIQPSVAGIADMYSKVCKPSKKKRAMPGSPPGNTGYRTLGRGDRDRDRDGGFSVVVKPQTWAPQEAKGARAPPGSMEDHCYEAIGSEECDPAYEAIEGGGAGAGAGAGAWKRERPPPLPNASATLRPKKKKPQQPLQQPPPPPPQQTPKLQHLPAKSLLLPGENLYESIGDLKHSSATSSTTTIFTFNDGMEMYVTGL, via the exons ATGGCCTCCATGCAGGACGGGGTGAACTTCACTGCTCCTCCCTACGGCAAGGTCCTGCTGCTGGGGGCCATCGCAGCCGCCTCAGCCTTCGTCGTCACCATCCTCATCGTCGTTCTCTGTGTGGGATGCCAGAG GAAGGGCAAGACTCACAGTGGCTCCGGCGAGGGCGGAAAGCACCGGCTAATGGACATG AGTATACTGAGACAGTCCAAGCTGCGGTCCATTAGCAAGTCTGACACAAAGCTGCACGAGATGAACAAACTGAACTGCAACGGAAAGA AGGCGTCCAAGAAGAACCGCCCGGCCAGCATGGACCTGCTGCTGCTTCCCAGCCGCCGCTCCAACTCGGACCGCCAGCTACCGCAGATCCCCCCAGGCACTG GGGGCAGGGCAGGCGAGACCGACACGCCCGCACCTCCGGCGGTCCCGGCCAACACCCCTGCGCCCCCAGACCCGGACGGAGACGGCGTGGACGGAGGGATGCCCGACCCGGAGAACGTGCAGCAGGTGATGGGACCGCCGGGCCCGCCGGAGACCGCCGAGTACGCCTGCATCCGGAAGGTGCGGAAGGTGGACAAGGCGGCGCAGAAGAGGGACAACGGGACGGAGACGGATGAGGGCCTCGTCCAGCAGAGGCACAGCAGCGGAGACGTGCGTCACGGGCCGCCCTCACACCCCGCACCACCCCCACCTCACCCACACAGCCAGAAGATGCCCCGCAAGAACATGGACGCCTTCAACCTGCCCACCTTCCCCAAG GAAGCAGTGTTCATGGGTAATGGCGAGGAGTATATATGGAAGCCCCCAGATGATGAAGACTTCATGATCCAACACAAACAGATAGGACCAGGACCACTGGGCGAGAGCATACAGCCGTCAGTAGCTGgg ATAGCAGACATGTACTCCAAAGTGTGCAAACCTAGCAAGAAGAAGAGAGCCATGCCTGGGTCCCCCCCGGGCAACACCGGCTACCGGACCTTGGGGCGTGGGGACAGGGATCGTGACCGCGACGGGGGCTTCAGTGTGGTGGTGAAGCCGCAAACGTGGGCCCCCCAGGAGGCCAAGGGGGCCAGAGCACCCCCTGGCTCCATGGAGGACCATTGCTACGAGGCCATTGGCTCCGAAGAGTGTGACCCGGCCTACGAGGCCATAGAAGGGGGCGGCGCGGGTGCGGGGGCCGGGGCAGGCGCCTGGAAACGCGAGCGACCCCCACCCTTGCCCAACGCCAGTGCCACACTCCGGCCAAAGAAGAAGAAGCCCCAGCAACCCCTGCAGCAGCCTCCGCCGCCTCCACCACAGCAGACTCCTAAACTGCAGCATCTGCCCGCCAAATCCCTCTTGCTGCCTGGGGAGAACCTGTACGAGAGCATTGGGGACCTGAAGCACAGCTCGGCCAcctccagcaccaccaccatcttCACCTTCAACGATGGCATGGAGATGTACGTTACTGGCTTgtag